One window from the genome of Actinoplanes teichomyceticus ATCC 31121 encodes:
- a CDS encoding endonuclease has translation MPVPRPSRRVLTLTGPALAGLLALLFALASAPATAAAPLTVAQAIAGQTGTGTVTGYIVGEPTAADTVRSSGFTGDTALAIADSRGETSTGRMLYVQVTSAYRASFGLLGNPSLIGRPLTVTGTLTAYFTHPGLKSPTAMALGATSAPTATVTPTASGGTDGYYAAALGKSGENLKTALHKIISTGTTRLSYDAVWTALKVTDQDPANPSHVILLYSGISRAKSRSGGDSGDWNREHVWAKSHGDLGTAAGPGTDLHHLRPEDVTVNAVRDNKDFDRGGSAVSGAPGNYTDADSWEPRNAVKGDVARMIFYMAVRYEGADGWPDLEVNDSVANGSKPYLGRLSVLLQWNTLDPPDAFEKNRNQVIYSSYQHNRNPFIDHPEWVGSIFA, from the coding sequence ATGCCCGTACCGCGACCTTCCCGGCGTGTCCTGACGCTGACCGGCCCCGCCCTCGCCGGGCTGCTCGCCCTGCTCTTCGCCCTGGCGTCGGCGCCGGCCACGGCGGCCGCCCCGCTCACCGTCGCGCAGGCGATCGCGGGTCAGACCGGCACCGGCACGGTCACCGGATACATCGTCGGCGAGCCGACGGCCGCCGACACGGTGCGCTCCAGCGGGTTCACCGGCGACACCGCGCTGGCGATCGCCGACAGCCGCGGCGAGACCAGCACCGGCCGGATGCTGTACGTCCAGGTCACCAGCGCGTACCGGGCGAGCTTCGGGCTGCTCGGCAATCCGTCGCTGATCGGCCGGCCGCTCACCGTGACCGGAACGCTGACCGCCTACTTCACCCACCCCGGGCTGAAGTCACCGACCGCGATGGCGCTCGGCGCCACCAGCGCTCCGACCGCCACCGTGACGCCGACCGCGTCCGGCGGCACCGACGGCTACTACGCCGCGGCGCTGGGCAAGTCCGGGGAGAACCTGAAGACCGCCCTCCACAAGATCATCTCGACCGGGACGACCCGGCTGTCGTACGACGCGGTCTGGACGGCGCTCAAGGTCACCGACCAGGACCCGGCGAACCCGTCCCACGTGATCCTGCTGTACTCCGGGATCAGCCGGGCCAAGTCGCGCAGCGGCGGGGACAGCGGCGACTGGAACCGCGAGCACGTGTGGGCCAAGTCGCACGGTGACCTCGGCACCGCCGCCGGCCCCGGCACCGACCTGCACCACCTGCGCCCGGAGGACGTCACGGTCAACGCCGTACGCGACAACAAGGATTTCGACAGGGGCGGCAGCGCGGTCTCCGGCGCCCCGGGCAACTACACCGACGCCGACTCGTGGGAGCCGCGCAACGCGGTCAAGGGCGACGTGGCCCGCATGATCTTCTACATGGCGGTGCGGTACGAGGGCGCGGACGGCTGGCCCGACCTGGAGGTCAACGACTCGGTCGCGAACGGCAGCAAGCCGTACCTCGGGCGACTGTCGGTGCTCTTGCAGTGGAACACGCTGGACCCGCCGGACGCCTTCGAGAAGAACCGCAACCAGGTGATCTACAGCTCGTACCAGCACAACCGGAACCCGTTCATCGACCACCCGGAGTGGGTCGGCTCCATCTTCGCCTGA
- a CDS encoding class I SAM-dependent methyltransferase produces the protein MTVCGHAAPLPDPADAVPRPGGGPGDAALPPGPADTRRFAAASLAAGDPTGWFERLYAQARDGHAVVPWDAPAASVHLREFGLPPGEGRRALVVGCGPGRDAEHLATLGYTVTAFDIAETAIALARERHPGSPVDYRVADLLDPPPAWRRAFDLVLESNNVQALPAGIRARAIGAVGEFVAAGGTLLVLAAAATDTPGEGPPWPLTRAEIDAFAGRGLRPVTVERIPAAGSRLRLRWRAVFTR, from the coding sequence GTGACCGTTTGCGGCCACGCCGCGCCGCTGCCGGACCCCGCCGACGCGGTGCCGCGGCCGGGCGGTGGTCCCGGTGACGCCGCGCTGCCGCCCGGGCCCGCCGACACCCGGCGGTTCGCCGCCGCGTCGCTGGCCGCCGGCGACCCGACCGGATGGTTCGAGCGGCTCTACGCGCAGGCCCGGGACGGCCACGCGGTGGTGCCCTGGGACGCGCCCGCGGCCAGCGTCCACCTGCGGGAGTTCGGGTTGCCGCCGGGCGAGGGGAGGCGCGCGCTGGTGGTCGGTTGCGGCCCCGGCCGCGACGCCGAGCACCTCGCCACGCTCGGGTACACGGTGACCGCCTTCGACATCGCCGAGACCGCGATCGCCCTGGCCCGCGAACGGCACCCCGGCTCGCCGGTCGACTACCGGGTCGCCGACCTGCTGGACCCGCCACCGGCCTGGCGCCGGGCGTTCGACCTCGTGCTGGAGAGCAACAACGTCCAGGCGCTGCCGGCCGGGATCCGGGCCCGGGCGATCGGCGCGGTGGGCGAGTTCGTCGCGGCGGGCGGGACGCTGCTCGTGCTCGCCGCCGCGGCCACCGACACGCCGGGGGAGGGCCCGCCGTGGCCGCTGACCCGCGCCGAGATCGACGCCTTCGCCGGCCGCGGCCTGCGCCCCGTGACGGTCGAGCGGATCCCCGCCGCCGGGTCCCGGCTGCGGCTGCGCTGGCGCGCCGTGTTCACCCGCTGA
- a CDS encoding peptide deformylase → MTVRPIRLYGDPVLRTPADPVADFDAALREIVRDLKDTVREPGRAGVAGPQIGVSLRVFSYNVAGQVGHLVNPVLSDHEGEQQDDEGCLSLPGLGYATKRAMSVTARGFDQHGEPVVIHGTGFLARALQHETDHLDGRLYIDTLTGDVRRQALRELRRVVPR, encoded by the coding sequence ATGACAGTGAGGCCGATCCGGCTCTACGGTGACCCGGTCCTGCGCACGCCCGCCGACCCGGTCGCCGACTTCGACGCCGCCCTGCGCGAGATCGTGCGGGACCTAAAGGACACCGTCCGCGAGCCGGGCCGCGCCGGGGTGGCCGGCCCGCAGATCGGGGTGAGCCTGCGGGTCTTCTCCTACAACGTGGCCGGCCAGGTCGGACACCTGGTCAACCCGGTGCTGTCCGATCACGAGGGTGAGCAGCAGGACGACGAGGGCTGCCTGTCCCTGCCCGGCCTCGGCTATGCCACGAAGCGGGCCATGTCGGTCACCGCGCGCGGCTTCGACCAGCACGGCGAACCCGTCGTCATCCACGGCACCGGGTTCCTGGCCCGGGCGTTGCAGCACGAGACCGACCACCTGGACGGCCGGCTCTACATCGACACGCTCACCGGCGACGTCCGCCGGCAGGCGCTGCGCGAGCTGCGCCGGGTGGTCCCCCGGTGA
- a CDS encoding AAA family ATPase has translation MATLADLAVLDPAATGATVHIAPAAGRDLRGRPVGELGFPAGSLLVVAGVPGAGKTTLLKRLLPQPGVRVLDSEQERARLSRYLGALPYRYWRPLVHASHYLRLLRALRGRESIVVHECGTRAWARKLITAAAGRAGRRTHLLLLDVDPRVALAGQEARKRKVRPSVFAAHCRNWQRLLRDVADPGHPIHRDAATITIIDRAAAAGLTAIRFAGLRLVATAGPAEAQAGEGNDRIGFAA, from the coding sequence ATGGCAACCCTCGCCGACCTCGCGGTCCTCGACCCCGCCGCCACCGGCGCGACCGTGCACATCGCCCCGGCCGCCGGCCGTGACCTGCGCGGCCGTCCGGTCGGGGAGCTCGGTTTCCCGGCCGGCTCGCTGCTCGTGGTCGCCGGTGTGCCCGGGGCCGGCAAGACCACGCTGCTCAAGCGCCTGCTGCCGCAGCCGGGCGTGCGGGTGCTCGACTCCGAGCAGGAGCGGGCCCGCCTGAGCCGGTACCTCGGCGCGCTGCCCTACCGGTACTGGCGGCCGCTCGTGCACGCCAGCCACTACCTGCGCCTGCTGCGTGCCCTGCGCGGCCGCGAGTCGATCGTCGTGCACGAGTGCGGCACCCGGGCCTGGGCCCGCAAGCTGATCACCGCGGCGGCCGGGCGCGCCGGCCGGCGTACCCACCTGCTGCTGCTGGACGTCGATCCGCGGGTGGCGCTCGCCGGGCAGGAGGCCCGCAAGCGGAAGGTGCGTCCGTCGGTGTTCGCCGCGCACTGCCGCAACTGGCAGCGACTGCTGCGCGACGTGGCCGACCCCGGCCATCCGATCCACCGCGACGCCGCCACCATCACGATCATCGACCGGGCCGCGGCGGCCGGACTGACCGCCATCCGGTTCGCGGGGCTGCGCCTGGTCGCGACTGCCGGGCCGGCCGAGGCACAGGCGGGCGAAGGTAACGACCGGATAGGCTTTGCGGCATGA
- a CDS encoding sigma-70 family RNA polymerase sigma factor encodes MLELLTPPSAPSPREEFTRFAYASSARLHSSAYQLCRDWHLAQDLTQATLTKLFLSWERAAGSDNLPAYAHKVLLRTYLDHRRRRSSTETTPGRLREPSYTVDADLRVTMMSALGRLPARDRAIVLLRYFADHSVEQVAAELGVPITVVKSQTRRSLIKLKHMLLRERPTLFAA; translated from the coding sequence ATGCTTGAACTCCTCACCCCACCGTCGGCTCCCTCCCCGAGGGAGGAGTTCACCCGCTTCGCGTACGCCAGCTCCGCGCGCCTGCACAGCAGCGCGTACCAGCTGTGCCGGGACTGGCACCTGGCCCAGGACCTCACCCAGGCCACGCTGACCAAGCTGTTCCTGAGCTGGGAGCGGGCCGCCGGCAGCGACAACCTTCCGGCGTACGCCCACAAGGTCCTGCTGCGCACCTACCTCGACCACCGGCGGCGGCGCAGCTCCACCGAGACGACACCGGGCCGGTTGCGCGAGCCGTCGTACACCGTCGACGCGGACCTGCGGGTCACCATGATGAGCGCGCTGGGCCGGCTGCCCGCCCGGGACCGGGCGATCGTGCTGCTGCGGTACTTCGCCGACCACAGTGTGGAACAGGTGGCCGCCGAGCTCGGCGTGCCGATCACGGTGGTCAAGAGCCAGACCCGCCGGTCCCTGATCAAACTCAAGCACATGCTGCTGCGCGAGCGTCCCACGTTGTTTGCGGCGTGA
- a CDS encoding chorismate-binding protein, whose translation MVHAPGSGDHCRLSPSVAPPAAPTACRARHHALRVFAWRRGDSGDPAELLTAFLADNGLPVRNLGRSADKYRPNGHGLLCGASLYVSADAGCVMIQATPGAPSPVPGIPDVYAVVHEHTDRPPPDAPARSAGWRLGPWRESWTPAEHARAVQRVRDAIGRGDVYQVNVVGHGAAPYTADPAAALRRVATLPGARYGGVLAAPDGGWALATASPETLVEVRDGRVLTRPIKGTRPATAAGRRDLLASAKERAEHVMIVDLERNDLARLPGAGPVRVDELFAVRRWCDLWQAESVVSAPLDGDLDLADLLRAVCPGGSVTGAPKLAALRQIATLEPVGRGVSMGALGWIGHDHLDLGLSIRTVAVDGSRVHTWAGGGITADSDPAAEVAEAAAKAAPLRAALAGAVTAPA comes from the coding sequence ATGGTCCACGCTCCGGGGTCCGGCGACCACTGCCGGCTGTCTCCCTCCGTCGCTCCGCCGGCGGCGCCGACCGCCTGCCGTGCCCGTCACCATGCGTTACGTGTGTTCGCGTGGCGCCGGGGTGATTCCGGTGACCCTGCCGAGCTTCTGACCGCCTTCCTCGCCGACAACGGACTGCCGGTGCGAAACCTCGGCCGTTCGGCTGACAAATACCGGCCTAACGGTCATGGCCTCCTGTGCGGAGCATCGCTCTACGTGTCGGCAGATGCCGGATGCGTGATGATCCAGGCCACTCCGGGCGCCCCCAGTCCGGTGCCCGGCATCCCCGACGTGTACGCGGTCGTCCACGAACACACCGACCGGCCGCCGCCGGACGCGCCGGCCCGGTCCGCGGGCTGGCGCCTGGGCCCGTGGCGGGAGAGCTGGACACCCGCCGAGCACGCCCGCGCCGTCCAGCGAGTCCGTGACGCGATCGGGCGCGGCGACGTCTACCAGGTCAACGTGGTCGGGCACGGGGCCGCGCCGTACACCGCGGATCCGGCCGCGGCGCTGCGCCGCGTCGCCACCCTGCCCGGCGCGCGGTACGGCGGCGTCCTGGCCGCGCCGGACGGCGGCTGGGCGCTGGCCACCGCGTCGCCGGAGACCCTCGTCGAGGTTCGTGACGGCCGGGTGCTCACCCGGCCGATCAAGGGCACCCGCCCGGCCACCGCGGCCGGTCGCCGCGACCTGCTGGCCTCCGCCAAGGAACGCGCCGAACACGTCATGATCGTTGATCTGGAACGCAACGACCTGGCCCGATTGCCCGGCGCCGGGCCGGTCCGCGTCGACGAGTTGTTCGCGGTCCGCCGGTGGTGCGACCTGTGGCAGGCCGAATCGGTCGTCTCCGCGCCCCTCGACGGCGACCTCGACCTCGCCGACCTGCTCCGCGCGGTCTGCCCCGGCGGCAGTGTCACCGGAGCTCCCAAGCTCGCCGCCCTTCGACAGATCGCCACCCTGGAGCCGGTCGGCCGCGGGGTGAGCATGGGCGCGTTGGGCTGGATCGGTCACGACCACCTGGACCTGGGGCTCAGCATCCGCACCGTGGCGGTCGACGGCAGCCGCGTGCACACCTGGGCCGGCGGCGGGATCACCGCGGACAGCGATCCGGCCGCGGAGGTCGCCGAGGCCGCCGCCAAGGCCGCCCCGTTGCGCGCCGCGCTGGCGGGTGCGGTCACAGCCCCCGCATAG
- a CDS encoding DUF5999 family protein yields MCQHQSPCPPADAIDREAARTVATFQEQGWSLLCNGVIVFEDTGELLPDGTTIEPHRGPARHALAA; encoded by the coding sequence ATGTGCCAGCACCAATCCCCCTGCCCCCCAGCCGACGCGATCGACCGGGAGGCCGCCCGCACCGTGGCGACCTTCCAGGAACAGGGCTGGAGCCTGCTCTGCAACGGCGTCATCGTCTTCGAGGACACCGGTGAGCTGCTTCCGGACGGCACCACGATCGAGCCGCACCGCGGTCCGGCACGGCACGCTCTCGCTGCGTAA
- the gcvP gene encoding aminomethyl-transferring glycine dehydrogenase — MTSPFTHRHIGPQADEQAEMLKTVGYESLDELMDAAIPESIRFRGALDLPAGASEEETIAELRAIAARNTPATPMIGLGYYGTHTPAVIRRNVLENPAWYTAYTPYQPEISQGRLEALLNFQTVVTDLTGLTTANASMLDEATAVAEAMTLARRASRSKSSTYAVDADTFPQTLAVLRTRAEPLGIELRLVDLDAGEPLPDECFGVHLQYPGASGAVRDHAALVEAAHARGALVTVAADLLALTLLRPPGEIGADIAAGTTQRFGVPLGFGGPHAGYLAVRAGLERSLPGRLVGVSKDADGAPAYRLALQTREQHIRREKATSNICTAQVLLAVMAGMYAVYHGPAGLRAIAKRVHEHALTLAGSLTAAGVELAHTAFFDTVTAVVPGRAAAIVAAAAESGVDLRPVDADRVSVACDETTTAAHVAAVLAAFGAAVAAPAACGAEPLARTTDYLDHPVFNTHHSETGMLRYLRRLADRDYALDRGMIPLGSCTMKLNATTEMEPVTWPEFANIHPYAPAGQTRGYEELVAQLEGWLAEITGYDAVSVQPNAGSQGELAGLLAIRGYHRSRGEAHRDVCLIPSSAHGTNAASAVMAGMRVVVVACDENGNVDLTDLAAKIDKHRDALSAIMVTYPSTHGVYETSIAQLCARVHEAGGQVYVDGANLNALVGFAKPGKFGADVSHLNLHKTFCIPHGGGGPGVGPVAVRAHLAEFLPGDPLEPGEHHAVSAAAHGSAGILPISWAYLRMMGPDGLAQATASAVLAANYVAARLREHYPVLYTGDNGLVAHECILDLRPITKATGVSVDDVAKRLIDYGFHAPTMSFPVAGTLMVEPTESEDLAELDRFCAAMIAIRKEIDQVAAAVWPRDDNPLANAPHTASAVSADEWSHPYPRSVAGFPEGVDRTAKYWPPVRRIDGAYGDRNLVCSCPAPEAFES; from the coding sequence ATGACGTCGCCGTTCACCCATCGCCACATCGGCCCGCAGGCCGACGAGCAGGCGGAGATGCTCAAGACCGTCGGGTACGAGTCACTCGACGAGCTGATGGACGCCGCGATCCCCGAGTCGATCCGGTTCCGCGGCGCCCTGGACCTGCCGGCGGGCGCCTCCGAGGAGGAGACGATCGCCGAGCTGCGGGCGATCGCCGCGCGCAACACGCCGGCCACCCCGATGATCGGCCTGGGCTACTACGGCACCCACACGCCGGCGGTGATCAGGCGCAACGTGCTGGAGAACCCGGCGTGGTACACCGCGTACACGCCGTACCAGCCGGAGATCAGCCAGGGCCGGCTGGAGGCGCTGCTGAACTTCCAGACCGTGGTCACCGACCTGACCGGGCTGACCACGGCGAACGCGTCGATGCTGGACGAGGCCACGGCGGTGGCCGAGGCGATGACGCTGGCGCGCCGCGCGTCGCGGAGCAAGAGCTCGACGTACGCCGTGGACGCCGACACGTTCCCGCAGACGCTGGCCGTGCTGCGCACCCGCGCCGAACCGCTCGGCATCGAGCTGCGCCTGGTCGACCTGGACGCCGGTGAGCCGCTGCCGGACGAGTGCTTCGGCGTGCACCTGCAGTACCCGGGCGCGTCCGGCGCGGTCCGCGACCACGCCGCCCTGGTCGAGGCCGCCCACGCCCGCGGCGCCCTGGTCACTGTCGCCGCCGACCTGCTCGCGCTGACCCTGTTGCGCCCGCCCGGCGAGATCGGCGCGGACATCGCGGCCGGCACGACGCAACGCTTCGGCGTACCCCTGGGCTTCGGCGGCCCGCACGCCGGCTACCTGGCCGTGCGCGCCGGCCTGGAGCGCTCGCTGCCCGGCCGGCTGGTCGGCGTGTCCAAGGACGCCGACGGCGCGCCCGCCTACCGCCTCGCGCTGCAGACCCGCGAGCAGCACATCCGCCGGGAGAAGGCGACCAGCAACATCTGCACCGCCCAGGTCCTGCTGGCCGTGATGGCCGGCATGTACGCGGTCTACCACGGCCCGGCCGGGCTGCGCGCGATCGCCAAGCGGGTGCACGAGCACGCGCTGACCCTGGCCGGCAGCCTCACCGCGGCCGGCGTCGAGCTGGCCCACACCGCGTTCTTCGACACGGTCACCGCCGTGGTGCCCGGCCGGGCCGCGGCGATCGTCGCGGCCGCCGCGGAGTCCGGCGTCGACCTGCGCCCGGTCGACGCGGACCGGGTGTCGGTCGCCTGCGACGAGACCACCACCGCCGCCCATGTCGCGGCGGTGCTCGCCGCCTTCGGCGCCGCCGTGGCCGCACCGGCCGCCTGCGGGGCCGAGCCGCTGGCCCGGACCACCGACTATCTGGACCATCCGGTGTTCAACACCCACCACTCGGAGACCGGCATGCTGCGCTACCTGCGCCGGCTCGCCGACCGTGACTACGCGCTGGACCGCGGCATGATCCCGCTGGGCTCGTGCACGATGAAGCTGAACGCCACCACCGAGATGGAGCCGGTCACCTGGCCGGAGTTCGCGAACATCCACCCGTACGCCCCGGCCGGCCAGACCCGCGGCTACGAGGAACTGGTCGCCCAGCTGGAGGGCTGGCTCGCCGAGATCACCGGGTACGACGCGGTCAGCGTCCAGCCCAACGCCGGCTCCCAGGGCGAGTTGGCCGGCCTGCTGGCGATCCGCGGCTACCACCGCTCGCGCGGCGAGGCGCACCGCGACGTCTGCCTGATCCCGTCCTCGGCGCACGGCACCAACGCGGCCAGCGCGGTGATGGCCGGTATGCGGGTGGTCGTGGTGGCCTGCGACGAGAACGGCAACGTCGACCTCACCGACCTGGCCGCCAAGATCGACAAGCATCGGGACGCGCTCTCCGCGATCATGGTGACCTACCCGTCCACGCACGGCGTCTACGAGACCTCGATCGCGCAGCTGTGCGCGCGGGTGCACGAGGCCGGCGGCCAGGTGTACGTCGACGGGGCCAACCTCAACGCCCTGGTCGGTTTCGCCAAGCCGGGCAAGTTCGGCGCCGACGTGTCACACCTGAACCTGCACAAGACGTTCTGCATCCCGCACGGCGGCGGCGGCCCCGGCGTCGGGCCGGTCGCGGTGCGTGCGCACCTGGCCGAGTTCCTGCCGGGCGACCCCCTGGAGCCCGGCGAGCACCACGCCGTGTCGGCGGCGGCGCACGGCTCGGCCGGCATCCTGCCGATCTCCTGGGCCTACCTGCGGATGATGGGGCCGGACGGGCTGGCCCAGGCGACCGCGTCGGCGGTGCTGGCGGCCAACTACGTGGCGGCCCGGCTGCGCGAGCACTACCCGGTCCTCTACACCGGGGACAACGGCCTGGTCGCGCACGAGTGCATCCTCGACCTGCGGCCGATCACCAAGGCCACCGGGGTGAGCGTGGACGACGTGGCGAAGCGGCTGATCGACTACGGGTTCCATGCACCGACCATGTCGTTCCCGGTCGCCGGCACCCTGATGGTGGAGCCGACCGAGAGCGAGGACCTGGCCGAGCTGGACCGGTTCTGCGCCGCGATGATCGCGATCCGCAAGGAGATCGACCAGGTCGCGGCGGCCGTGTGGCCCCGCGACGACAACCCGCTGGCGAACGCGCCGCACACCGCGTCGGCGGTGAGCGCGGACGAGTGGTCGCACCCGTACCCGCGCTCGGTGGCCGGTTTCCCCGAGGGCGTCGACCGGACGGCGAAGTACTGGCCGCCGGTGCGCCGTATCGACGGGGCCTACGGCGACCGCAACCTGGTCTGCTCGTGCCCGGCGCCGGAGGCGTTCGAGAGCTGA
- the mgrA gene encoding L-glyceraldehyde 3-phosphate reductase — MTYRRAGRSGLQLPAISLGLWHNFGDTRPAERQRDIVRRAFDLGVTHFDLANNYGPPPGSAETNFGRILAGDLRHHRDELVISSKAGYTMWDGPYGDWGSRKYLISSLDQSLKRLGVDYVDIFYHHRPDPQTPLEETMGALDAIVRSGKALYVGLSNYRSEQTAKAAAILRELGTPLLIHQPSYSILNRWIEHDRLLDTLAEAGAGCIAFSPLQQGLLTDRYLDGIPDDSRIRTSVFLDEKALDAKTMGRLHALNDLAKRRGQSLAQLALAWALRDPRMTSLIIGASSVRQLEDNIGALRNPALSQDELDAIDATVLDL, encoded by the coding sequence ATGACGTACCGCCGCGCGGGTCGCAGCGGGCTGCAGCTGCCGGCCATCTCCCTCGGGCTGTGGCACAACTTCGGCGACACCCGCCCGGCCGAGCGCCAGCGCGACATCGTCCGCCGCGCCTTCGACCTCGGGGTCACCCACTTCGACCTGGCCAACAACTACGGGCCGCCGCCGGGCAGCGCCGAGACCAACTTCGGCCGGATCCTCGCCGGCGACCTGCGGCACCACCGTGACGAGCTGGTCATCTCCAGCAAGGCCGGCTACACCATGTGGGACGGTCCGTACGGCGACTGGGGCTCGCGGAAATACCTGATCAGCTCGCTGGACCAGTCGCTGAAGCGGCTCGGCGTCGACTACGTCGACATCTTCTACCACCACCGGCCCGACCCGCAGACGCCGCTGGAGGAGACGATGGGCGCGCTGGACGCCATCGTGCGCTCCGGCAAGGCGCTGTACGTCGGCCTGAGCAACTACCGGTCCGAGCAGACCGCGAAGGCCGCCGCGATCCTGCGCGAGCTGGGCACGCCGCTGCTGATCCACCAGCCGTCGTACTCGATCCTGAACCGCTGGATCGAGCACGACCGGCTGCTCGACACCCTCGCGGAGGCCGGCGCCGGATGCATCGCGTTCAGCCCGCTGCAGCAGGGCCTGCTCACCGACCGCTACCTCGACGGCATCCCGGACGACTCGCGGATCCGCACCAGCGTGTTCCTGGACGAGAAGGCCCTGGACGCGAAGACCATGGGCCGGTTGCACGCGCTCAACGACCTCGCCAAGCGGCGCGGGCAGTCCCTGGCCCAGCTGGCGCTGGCCTGGGCGCTGCGCGACCCGCGGATGACCAGCCTGATCATCGGCGCGTCCAGCGTGCGGCAGCTGGAGGACAACATCGGCGCGCTGCGCAACCCGGCGCTGAGCCAGGACGAGCTGGACGCCATCGACGCCACCGTGCTGGACCTCTAG
- a CDS encoding nucleotidyltransferase domain-containing protein, with the protein MRTDLVEEHTILSVVVGSRAYGLDTPDSDHDRRGVYAAPTRELWRLDKPPTHLDGPAEEQFSWEIERFCTLAVQANPTVLEVLWSPLVERLTPDGEQLLAARRAFLSRRVAATYGNYARDQLDRVAARRARTGETNHKQAMHMIRLLIAGAHVLRTGEVLVDVRGLRDRLMPIRHGELPWAAVAAWAARLLADLAEAAAGTRLPEHPDRERVDRLLGEIREHGLRR; encoded by the coding sequence ATGCGCACGGACCTCGTCGAAGAGCACACCATCCTGTCCGTCGTGGTCGGCTCGCGCGCCTACGGCCTGGACACCCCGGACAGCGACCACGACCGGCGCGGCGTCTACGCGGCGCCGACCCGCGAGCTGTGGCGTCTCGACAAACCGCCCACCCACCTGGACGGTCCGGCCGAGGAGCAGTTCTCCTGGGAGATCGAGCGGTTCTGCACGCTGGCCGTGCAGGCCAATCCGACCGTGCTGGAGGTGCTCTGGTCGCCGCTGGTCGAACGGCTCACGCCGGACGGCGAGCAGCTGCTGGCGGCCCGCCGGGCGTTCCTGTCGCGGCGGGTGGCCGCGACCTACGGCAACTACGCGCGCGACCAGCTCGACCGGGTGGCCGCCCGGCGGGCCCGCACCGGCGAGACCAACCACAAACAGGCCATGCACATGATCCGGCTGCTGATCGCCGGCGCGCACGTGCTGCGCACCGGGGAGGTCCTGGTCGACGTGCGCGGGCTGCGTGACCGGCTGATGCCGATCCGGCACGGCGAGCTGCCGTGGGCGGCGGTCGCCGCCTGGGCCGCGCGGCTGCTCGCCGACCTGGCCGAGGCCGCGGCCGGGACACGGCTGCCGGAACACCCCGACCGGGAACGGGTCGACCGGCTGCTCGGCGAGATCCGGGAGCACGGCCTGCGCCGGTGA
- a CDS encoding class I SAM-dependent methyltransferase codes for MAHEHGHHQPGTHQHGHHRHGHDQPGQLAEMLDLDAEVLRDYYDEVIGWAAAAAPDRPRVVDLGAGTGTGTLALARHLPGAALTAVDVDEDMLARLRRRATEAGCGERVRTVRADLDGDWPQLGPADLVWASASMHHLADPAAALTRVRDVLRPGGAVVISELDGFPRFLTDPAGSALEDRCQAELARLRREAGMHMGEDWGARLRAAGFELEGARRFAIELRPPLGAAALRYAQVTLQRTRDRLGDRLGGAELAALDAIVAGLPGRDDLTVRATRDVWIGRRG; via the coding sequence ATGGCACACGAACACGGTCACCACCAGCCCGGTACTCACCAGCACGGCCACCACCGGCACGGCCACGATCAGCCCGGTCAGCTCGCCGAGATGCTCGACCTCGACGCCGAGGTGCTGCGCGACTACTACGACGAGGTGATCGGCTGGGCCGCCGCGGCGGCGCCGGACCGGCCGCGCGTCGTCGACCTCGGCGCGGGGACCGGCACCGGCACGCTCGCCCTGGCCCGGCACCTGCCCGGCGCCGCGCTGACCGCGGTGGACGTGGACGAGGACATGCTCGCCCGGCTGCGGCGGCGCGCCACCGAGGCCGGCTGCGGCGAGCGGGTCCGGACGGTCCGCGCCGACCTGGACGGCGACTGGCCGCAGCTCGGCCCGGCCGATCTGGTGTGGGCGTCGGCGTCGATGCACCACCTGGCCGACCCGGCCGCCGCGCTGACCCGGGTCCGCGACGTGCTGCGCCCCGGCGGCGCGGTCGTGATCAGCGAGCTGGACGGGTTCCCGCGCTTCCTCACCGACCCGGCCGGCAGCGCCCTGGAGGACCGCTGCCAGGCCGAGCTGGCCCGGCTGCGGCGGGAGGCCGGCATGCACATGGGCGAGGACTGGGGCGCCCGGCTGCGGGCCGCCGGGTTCGAGCTCGAGGGCGCGCGCCGTTTCGCCATCGAGCTGCGCCCGCCGCTGGGCGCCGCCGCGCTGCGCTACGCGCAGGTCACCCTGCAGCGCACCCGGGACCGGCTCGGCGACCGGCTGGGCGGCGCCGAACTGGCCGCCCTCGACGCGATCGTGGCCGGGTTGCCCGGCCGCGACGATCTCACCGTCCGCGCCACCCGGGACGTGTGGATCGGCCGTCGCGGCTGA